The Thermovirga sp. region TTGCGGGTTGGCTTCGGGGTTACGGCCAGATCGTTATCCTCGATCATGGCAGGGACTTGTCCACCGTATACGCTCACCTTTCCCAGATCCGTGCCGGAGAGGGGAAGGTCGTCAAGGCAGGGGAGGTCATCGGCAACGTGGGGAACACGGGGGTGGCATCGGGTCCTCACCTCCACTTCGAGGTCAGGGTCAACGGGGAGGCCAAGAATCCTGTATCCTTTCTTGGTAGGTAGTGTAACCTGAAGGGTGGAATCGGAGCATGTTTCGTCGGGCAAGGTATATTTTAATCGGAGCCGTTGTTGGCGCTCTTCTCGTGGGAGGAGTGCTGTCGGCCGTCGCCTTCAACGAGATGGATCTCTTCAAGTCCGCTCCCTTCAGCTTCCAGAACCTGTGGCTCATGAAGCAGGCCCGCGTCATCCTCGAGACCTACCATGTCGACGGTGATGAGAAAGTCTCCGAGGAGGATCTCCTCCACGGCGCCATCAAGGGGATGGTATCAGCGTTGGGAGATCCTTATACACGTTTCGTGGACCCCGAGGAACTGAAGGAAGAGGAGATAGAGCTCCAGGGAGAGTACGGCGGACTGGGCATCTACATCGGCCAGCGCGACGGCAAGACCCTTGTCGTGAGCCCCATCGAGGATACGCCGGCCGACAGGGTCGGGCTCAAACCCAAGGACCAGATCGTCAAGATCGACGATGAGGTGATCCTGGGATGGTCCCAGAACGAAGTCGTCCACGCCCTCAGGGGGGAACCGGGGACGAAGGTCGTCATCTGGATCAGGCGCGAGACCGAGGAGGAATTGCTGAAGTTCGAGATAGAAAGGGAGAATATAAAGATCCAGACAGTCAAGTCGGAATTGTTGCAGGGCAAGATCGGGCTGGTGAGGATAACCCAGTTCAACCTCAAGACCCTTCCCGATTTTCGGAAGGCCCTTCGTGAACTCACCGACCAGGGAGCCGGGAGCATACTGATTGACCTGAGGAACAACCCCGGCGGCCTTCTGAACAGCTGCGTGGAGATAGCGGACCTCCTGCTCAACGACGGCGTCATCGTCAGCACCCGGGGACGTTTCGACCGGGCCAACGAGGTCTTCTACGCCAGGGAAGGGACCATCACCGACCTCCCCATGGCCGTGCTGATCAACGAGGGCAGCGCCA contains the following coding sequences:
- a CDS encoding S41 family peptidase; amino-acid sequence: MFRRARYILIGAVVGALLVGGVLSAVAFNEMDLFKSAPFSFQNLWLMKQARVILETYHVDGDEKVSEEDLLHGAIKGMVSALGDPYTRFVDPEELKEEEIELQGEYGGLGIYIGQRDGKTLVVSPIEDTPADRVGLKPKDQIVKIDDEVILGWSQNEVVHALRGEPGTKVVIWIRRETEEELLKFEIERENIKIQTVKSELLQGKIGLVRITQFNLKTLPDFRKALRELTDQGAGSILIDLRNNPGGLLNSCVEIADLLLNDGVIVSTRGRFDRANEVFYAREGTITDLPMAVLINEGSASASEILAGALKDHGRAVIVGKQSFGKGSVQTLFNLSDSSGVFVTIAKYYTPAGTVIDKVGLSPDIEVEGEFVKDRESDAQLKRAIEELKGMEDGTKEESRT